The Balaenoptera acutorostrata chromosome 10, mBalAcu1.1, whole genome shotgun sequence genome has a window encoding:
- the MKRN2OS gene encoding MKRN2 opposite strand protein produces MQRPEAGKPIIKFNHCQKYIYSFSVPPCCPICRQDVGSRKLEEAPVSIPNPFTDGHQEECSFLLRPTQGTFLREYDGRSDLHVGITNTKGVVYNYTVHGVQRDEAGWEQSVSVPLLQPGMFGLMDQWDQYLEDFSTTGAWLPHRYEEDHHNCYSYALKFINCVLATEGEERLDRDEFTEKFVIPRTRKASKYITLYRMIEEHGFYVIDPPGPQTGPGPGSGLC; encoded by the exons ATGCAGCGCCCAGAGGCCGGGAAGCCTATCATCAAATTCAACCACTGCCAGAAGTACATCTACAGCTTCAGCGTGCCGCCATGCTGCCCCATCTGCCGGCAGGACGTGGGCTCCAGGAAGCTGGAGGAAGCGCCTGTCAGCATCCCTAATCCGTTTACCGATGGGCATCAAgaagagtgttccttcctcctcagACCAACTCAAGGGACGTTTCTTAG GGAGTATGACGGAAGGTCTGATCTTCACGTGGGGATAACCAACACAAAAG GAGTCGTGTATAATTACACGGTGCACGGTGTCCAGCGAGACGAAGCGGGCTGGGAGCAGAGTGTGAGCGTCCCGCTCCTGCAGCCCGGCATGTTCGGACTGATGGACCAGTGGGACCAGTACCTGGAAGACTTCTCCACCACGGGGGCCTGGCTGCCTCACAG GTACGAAGAAGACCACCACAACTGCTACAGCTACGCCCTCAAGTTCATTAACTGCGTCCTGGCCACAGAGGGCGAGGAGCGGCTGGACCGGGACGAGTTCACGGAGAAGTTTGTGATCCCGAGGACGAGGAAGGCTTCCAAGTACATCACGCTCTACCGCATGATAGAAGAGCACGGCTTCTACGTCATCGACCCCCCTGGTCCCCAAACAGGCCCAGGTCCGGGAAGCGGCTTGTGCTGA